The DNA sequence TTGAACCTAAGTGTGTCCCGCTAACCATTTATCAGAGTGAAAATATCCGTCTTTGAGTTTGATAATCATTCGTAAATTGTAACCTCTAAAAAAACCCAGTGCAGAAGAGGAAGAATCGGATGATAAAGAGTATGCACTATTTTTAGCCTTTGCTGGTTGCtgttaaccaatcaaaagcaagGTGCCCTTTTAAAGGGACTTTCCCACTTTCGCTTTCGTGCTTCCTGTCTTTCAATTTTCATGGGAAGGTTGCCTCGTCGCCGGGCTTATAGCAATTTTTGTCGCATAGATCGAAAGTGTAACTGTTGAGGCTCTGAAAGCTTTGAGGATGCGTTTTAAGGAGAGGAATTCTATAGATATCTGATATGACTTCAAGAACCTTCAAGCTTGTTGTGTTGATTTGACCTCTGTTGTCCATGATTGCAGGCGCGTAACATACAGGGAAAGGCATGTCCAACCTTTAAAATAATCTCGAGAATTTTCCTGGAATAAATTTTTGTTGTAGTACAGTACCCACCACCGGCCGTTTTTAAGATATTGGGGTACCATGGCAACTGCTCTACTGACACAGGACACCCAAACGGGTTGATCCTGTGCTCTTCTTACGCTTCAATAAGATCCAAGCTTTTCATACTTTTAAGTTAGGAGAAACATTATTCACTTTTTTGCAGTTTGTTTCAGACTGATTCTCAAGGTTATTGTAGAGCTTGCTGCCATGCGGGCTCTTGATTTAATATTCAGTACTAGTTGCACATCAGAAGCCGCATGAGACCctgtcaggagccgattacttagtaatcggctcctgacccTGTAGTAAATTTTGCTAAGtttgaaaattatattttgggATGCAACACAGAAAAGCGGCATACCTTAATATAAGAAACTTCGTTACTTCTACTGGAGTTTATCATTTTACATTTGAAAATTCTACACATCCCACACAGCTCACCCCTGACAGACAAGCTTTGTCGAAATGTTTGGTTGCTATGACATCATCAATAATAGAAACATTTGTCAAGGTCACAATTGTCGTCACGTGACGTAGCCGACATGGCGGCCGAAACGTTCAATGTGGTCAGTTTGGAAAGACCGTGGAAACGTGATTATAAGCTCTGGTTAGAATTATCCTTTTTTATGTGATAGGTTAATGTCTGTTACAATGAATCGGAGTGGTTTATCATTAGCTTCTTCCAGTTTTTCGCGTGGAACTGGTGGTGCTATGAAAACTTCATATTCGCGTCCAGTTGCTGGTAGTACTAcatcatcttcttctttttcctctaCAAGAACCTCTAAACCGCCTAGCCGAAGCCTTCCTTACGGGCCCGGCCCGACACTGCCAAATCGACCTACGATCGACCACGGGAAGTTTAAATTTATTGCGTCCCACTCTGGTACAAGCACATCACGGGAAGGAACTTCACATGTTAATAGTTGTCATCGACCTAGTGCAAAAAACTCTGCAACGACCCAAAGAAAAGCTTCAGATGACTCTGGATACGGGAGAAGTGGAAAGGATTATACATATGCTAGTAATTTTGAATATGGTAGTTTGGCTGGCCGAAAATCAAAATCATTTTCCCAGCTATATTCTAAGGATAAATCTATCGATTCGTCCCCTTATTACCGGACTCGGACTGAGTCGGTTTCTAACCGTGGAGTTAGCGAGAAGATGGGGTCACATCACACCTCACAAAGAAGTACTGAACGCGATTATTTGAGCTCTAAACACTGTGCTAATACTAATACTAGACAAAGTTTATATCAATCAACAACACACTCAGACTTCAGAGATCCCAAGGCCGAAGACAGTAGTACTAGGACCTCATTCACCAAACCTGCATATTCGCGTACACTGGACAGAGACACCGGATATggtaacaaaaacaatgttaacatcATTGATGTTGAAAAATCTCGTAAAGCTACCATTACTGCTTCTCCAGCTGATCTCAAATGCTCAAGAAGATCATCGTTAAGTTCATCGAATAATTCATCTCCTTCGGTAAGTGAGTGGATGAGCTTATGTTTATAAGATATGGACAGTGTGCAAGTTTATTTGTTTAGAACGTACACTTATCGCATTTCTAAATGGAGTGATAGTGATATAACTAATCAATTAATTGGGCATAAATATTTGTGCCAATTTATTGATGTTGTTAGATGTAATATAAATTAGCAAACCCGCAAGtgtaaaaagtgatttttttgcaaGATATATCTTTGCCACTGGATAAGTAACTTTAAGGTTTTGTTGATGTGGTTTTATAATGTTTGTTTGGCATGGTGCTATGCACACTGCTTGAACCAAATCTTTCATGGAGCAAAATGCTGGTGAGATAAAATCACCTGTTCTTACAGCAGTTCTCAATACTGACTGGTGTGTACGCTTCCTTTGCGCTTGGTTGACCTTAGTCAAGTTTGACCTTgccaaaattattttcaatgtaTGATAGGAAATCGTGCAAAAAGGAGCTGGAAGATAGCTTTTCCCATAAATCACTGTCAGAAGCTAACTTCCAAGCTAGTGTAAACTGAAAGATTatgcttttgtaaaaaaagacGTCTGAATTTGAAGGATTGAATTTCACTGCACAAGAATGAAATAGAATGTGCATCAAATAATCCTTATTattcaaagcaaatttttctttcttttcattggccaagagcccaccacgtgacctgcaaataactgcctacaaataatggtgtgCTCATGTGCAATGCCGTCCAACAGTGTTTGGcagcaaataatattctgctcatgcgtaaaggaaaccatgcttttctccttcttgtgaTCGCTCTTgcatgaaaatggcagatcacTTCGCTTCCTGAGGATATTCATTAACaaaacaaacttggtgatcaaatgataaaacaattattgaactcggttattgcaaaatatcatgatttgtcAATGTCttgcagatcaattatttgatctgctcgccacagacaaatcacgatattttgctcaaccttgtccaataattgttaattgtttgtCATATGCACTGTAAACTTTTATTACTGAATGAAACCCTTTTTAAACTGTTAATTACCAGAGtattataagtttttttttttaaataatataaaactttttctagccttttaaactttttcttaTCATTGGTGATTTTACTGCTATTGATATAgcaggacttttttgaaaataattttttaaaaatgtaaagttTATTTGTCATTGAGAACTGTTGTAAACTTGTTGATATATAGGTATAGGGTAACTTCCCTCCTCCTCAAAAATATTCACTGGTACTtagcattttaaggtttttCTGGGACACCCAGTAACTGTTTTGCTTGGTCGACAGTGTATAAGAGTCTAAAAGACACTGATCTGTTCAAGGACCTGTCGCTCAGATAGTTATTTTAGCTAAATGTAACCACTAACACTGTAATTTTGCATTCATAACACTATAATAATATTAgggcttcttttttcttctcttttgttatTTAGATGGACTTGCCAGAGTGAATTATTTGCTCAGTTATGCTGATGATAATTTTGTTGAcaataataaattgaaaaaacatcACAGTTTAGATGTAAATCCAGATTGAATAAATGGCCAAGTTAGaggacaaaaaataattatttaaaacaatGGTTAAGTTGTGTTTGAAAATAActaggttaaaaaaacaaacaaacaaacagaaataatTAACATGTTTATGCATGCTCAGTAAATctttgctttattttaattaaattttcaacaattattggaaaatttccaaaatacagtgtgtaacgttaagtggGGAAATTGAACAATTTGAACATGCACAGTTTTTGCTGTCAGATTttcaataatgataatggtatACATATTTTATTGTAAGGGTTTGTTTAATATTCTGGTCAAAACCAATGAAATTCAACCTAGTAACAGGTGGTGCTTTTTTAATGCATATTTAAGTATATTTTGcacatttatttctttataattattatttttttaaaatgtttgtctGAAGGTGGTGTAAAAAgcattttgcgataggtgaAATTGGATTGTAAAGATTTTCAGTGTACTCGTGAAATGACTGTTTTTAAATGCATTTGAATTTAGCTTGCAAGTTTTCCTAGTCCAAATGTTCTTTTGGTTCTTTACACTTGATTATTCAAGATTCTGGGCAAAATAGTGGCTCTTGCAGGCGAATTCATTGTCATTCTAGGAATTTACTCTTGTCTTCTCTGGATATTCTTGGCTAAACGAAGTCAGCATGCCCAAAAAAACATACCATCTTACATTAATAGACAGAAACAGCCTGTCAAGTATTTAAAAAGTTATTTGCATGTTGTGGTGAGTTgattgttttcaaatttcaaatcattaaaaaaatgagagaaagtttttgttttatatttcaaTGATGTCCATTTATGAACAAttattgtacatgtattaaTGATATAATATTTGTTCTCTTCTCTCACAGCCAACTGGCAGAGGAAATTCTGATGGTCTAGTTGGTTTGCGTAATTTAGGAAATACGGTGAGCATGTAAAATTGTAGGCAAGGAGTTTAATCTGTTCTTTAACAACTGTGTCGCTGAGTGGAGGTGGGTGCCTGGGatgtccaggggcttccaccTTTGGCACGGCCAGCCCCTAGACAGAGTTacgcccccatggctggcaaacccACGCcctccagccatgagcccccacgccaatggaaccaggcacccgtcacactgatTTAACAGTGGAAGAATTAAGGGGGGGGGAAGGGATGGGGGTAAAAGAATGATCCAAAGGCTAAACAAAGAGAATGGCCGCCACGAAAACACTGTACTGAGGACATGGAGgtgatgcaagcaaggctgaccACGCTTGAGCCAAATGACTGACCGCTGACCACGCTCGTGCTCCTTTTTGTTAACtctgttaaataaatatttatttaacctcATAAAAAGCTTATGAAAAATAGTAAAAGAATTTATGCTGGTCCTGATTTTTCAGTAAAGGTTGACAGATGagcttaaaacaaacaaactattATCATGATGcatacaacaaaagaaacaatttgGGGCAAAATTTTACGAGCAGTTTTTGTCTCAGGTGACTAAAACTTGTAAAGCACTCTTTTTGGCACTCAGTATAATGAGTAATATTTGTCATGTGCAACATTTTCCGTCAGCTTTGATACTGCTTGTTTTGGACGTGGAAAATCTAAGAAACGCTTGTCCTAATGGACAAGCAAAACAGAAAACCTTTGCTGGccctggtggtggtggtggtgattgTCTAAATTgtttcattgtacttttttccaACCAAAAATTTCTATGTCTGTTCTCTTTTCAGTGTTTTATGAATTCTATTCTTCAATGTCTAAGTCACACACGACTTTTAACGAATCAGTTGTTGAGGGGTAGTCACACAAAGAAAATCAACAGTAGTAGTGGCATGAAAGGAAAGCTTATACACGGTATGTAAATGTCAAATTGGTTAGGCCTATAGGATAGGTCTATACCCACCCCTTGGAGAGTAATTGGAAAAGTACTAAATGAGAAGTATTTAACTCTTTATACCACAGTGAATGATGGCTCTATGGTTAAGTTGGGTCTAATTTTTGAGTCTCTCCATGAAATCCCAAAGTGTGACCATAAGCttctgagcagtactttcctgtggtattcTTTGTTATGTTGCACAAGGTGAttcaaacttttgagtctgtggttGAAATCCTAatgtgtgactattcaaatgaaacctcttcaggaGTATGCTCACATGGtgcttttcagttttttctcaatttttacAACTTGAAATTTGGATTTTTTCGAGTCTTGATTTAGCCCACTTCTGGGATTGAAACAATTAACCTATACTGGGTTTGTCTgactgtgtgtgtgtgtgtgagagCCCAATaaagctttatttgtttattttatttccagAAAGAAGGGGTAGTAGGGTATGGATACTTTCTGCTTCAATCTTCATGATTAAAGGCCAGCAACTAACTAAGTGATCTTTTTTTTGACAGCATTTGCAGACCTGCTTAAATCAATGTGGAAGCCAGGGAATAGTGATGCTGTATCACCACACACATTCAAGACTCAAATCCAACGATTTGCACCACGATTTGTTGGTTACAAGTGAGTTTTTCTCTTGTGTGTGTCTCCAGTTACTCAAGAAGCTGCACAATGCGCCAGGGCTGTCAGATTTCGAGTTGCTAGGTATATGCCAATGGCAGGAAATTGAACAGCGAAGAAGTTCTTTAtgttcatgttttatttttctttaattttgtggaTGTTGCTTATAGTAGCTAAGGGAAGTCACTATGTCTGGCTGCCAGCAACAACCCTGATGCACCCAGATTCTTTTTTGAGGTGGATAAAAATTTCCAAaccttttcattattttgtaaacTAGGGTTTAGGGTGTGTGAAAACAAGCAATAGGTCAAACTTACGCATTTGTGAAacttgtaaataatttatttgtggTTTCGTTATTGTTTATAGTCAACAAGATGCCCAGGAGTTTTTACGCTTTCTTTTGGAAGGCCTGCATGATGACTTGAATCAAGTCAAATCCAAACCAAAGTACACACCTTGTGAATTTGACTATAAGCTCaggtaaaatttcttttaatctAAAGTGAAATTAGTAGGTGATAAGTACCATATGGTATATGTCTGGATTTTTTGTGAACATTGCGATCTTCCAAcgtttgaaataataatattattagctCCTGTGAAAATATACTtccttaaaagaaaaacttaaaaaataaacagcaaaTTGTAACTCCTCAGTCTCTTTTACATAACCAGTTACAAACTAGGTGTCAaccttttcttttcaatgaaTTGAAGATACTCGATGAACACTTTTTGCATCTCAAAGTTACTTTTTAGGGAAGTTATCTGTTAGATCAGCTCACTTGACAGCctggagccacaggggaattggaggtcgaattcaaattccagagacataTTTGCAAGCTCTGCTTCCTTTTCCCACCTTGCTGCCTGACCcccctggagagcttgcttgcaggctactACAAGACTTTAGTGTGACCAGTTTTGGTTACTAACAGCAGCTTTACTTGTGTGCCTCACTGATCTAATTCTTAACAATGTAGTCTTTTCTAGCCTAGCCTATGGTCAGACCCAATTAATAAGGAAACTGGGCCAGAGGTAGTTTGAAATGTCATATGTCTCCACCCCCATGTGTTAGGGGGTCGAGATGTGTGGCTTTTCAGACTAGGTCAGAGAAagtgaatttagagaaaatgtaagtgcTTTCTTTTCCCAGCGACAAAGCATTTACTGTCTGCAGTAATatagtgtctgtattaacaggTGTCCATCAAGCAGAGTTTGACTACACAGCCATCTTTCATTGCCCCCTACTACTCAGCTGGGGAGCAGTAAGAGGCAGCTGTATGATTCTTAGGCTAGGAAAAAACTAACATTTAAGTTTTCTGTTGTCACTTTTAGTCATAAAGAGAATGcagaaaagtcatggaaaagCTATATTTCCCGGGACAACAGTTTGATGACTGGTAAGTCATATGTTACCTCTGCATAAGCTACCTTGTATTTACTACACCCCACAACTGGATAATGGATTTGTTATGACATAgtatttaatttgaattttttattcaCTCCCAGATTTGTTTGTAGGACAGTTGAAGAGCATGTTAACCTGTTGTACGTGTAATTACACATCAGTTACTTTTGATCCATTTTGGGATCTGTCTTTGCCCATTCCCCGGGTGAGTACAGAAGTTGTTTTTTGAAAGCttattataataaacaattagAACCGTGATGTCAGTGataacaaaaacagcaacaacaacgacaTAAGGCAAAACGTGAACCCTTCTCTGCAGACCGTTTTTTGCATCTTTTAGTACATTACTCTGCCGTCTGTAATGTGGCGTTATATGGAGGGTGTGAACAAAAGATGCTGATCGTTTTTCTCAAATTAATGTGGAtgtagactgtgagcagtctttTTTTCCTTAGTTTTAGTGAGGGGAGTGTATGCGCGCGCGACTGGTGAGACACGAGAAATGGGGCAgacagtcacgcgcgtggtcattttcaAGTCTAGCGAGTTTACTCGacagactaagaaaaaagagagccCTTCACCTCTTTGGCTTGGGAAGGTTAAAACAGAAACAATATCCTCTCCCTAGTCCTCAGCTCTATCACTAGCCTTCCAGACTTACCACGACTTGTTGCTGCTTTTACAGCAATCAGGTTCTTTGTCCTACTCTGGAAGAAGGTCGATCGCTTCTGATGATCGAGATAGTGACATCAGAGATTGCATGCTATCTTTCACTAAAGAGGAAGTCTTGGATGGTGATGAGAGACCTGTAAGTTAATTTTTACATCAATGTAAATATgcttggatcaatttaggtttctaggaaactgcccacctacccctcccctaagccaacattatcacttacttctcacttagggcaaaatgttggcttagggaaggggtaggtgggcagtttccccgaaacctaaattgatcccataTGCTTTTACTTATCTGCATGCGTTCTGCTAGGGATATGCGCGCCATTCGATCCTTATTTTTCGTAGATTACCCTGGTTCGCAAGCACcctgaaagtccttgaaaattgcagttggtgctggaaagtccttgaatttcaatgCTAGCTTAATAGCTTAACTCAaactccaaagaaaaaagagaaaacacaGAAAGACCTTGGGTAAAGTTACTCATGATGTGGAAGAACTAACAAACACAGACTCAAGACTCTTTTTTGCACGGAgtgaagtccttgaaaattgggtaatgtgtccttgaaagttcttgaaaagtgcttgaattatttgttcaaaaaagggtacCAACCCTGGATTACCTTAACGAGGTTAATATGCAGGGTTGCAAGTACACTTAATTTTGACTTCTCACAGCCTGGAACctcaaattttgcactttttaATCTCAAGgcaacctgagaaaacagcctacaTTTCGCGATGCCACTTCTAGTtaccccgcgaaatgacgtctgagtaacgatagtctgctacacagccgtttttagtgaaggagcgttgcgtgacgacactaaaaacggctgtgtagcagagtAGAGTAACGAGTGCACCTGacaaattccacactgatgatgtgtcactaccccgATCTAGGTAGTACTTCTCAGTGGATTTTCGTGTCTCCGACGGCAATTCGCGGGGCTGATCCCGAGGCTATTCTGGCCATGTTAGAACTGTGTAAAGGGTTACACAGTTGTAATTCATCGTTAATATCTTTTAATGAACGATTCTGCAGGTTTTGACCCTTCTCAGCAAGCTCTTTAATTCAAGGTTTGCCTCATGCAGGCCCGGTACCGCCAGCGTTACATGTTTATTAAAACAGTATTTTGTCGTTTTGCCCTAGACTTGTGACAAGTGCAAAGCCAAGAGAAAATCAACGAAGAAATTCTACATCCAGAGATTTCCTCCAATCCTTGTTCTCCGTATCCTTTGTAATCCTTCTATAAGTTTGAAGTAAAGCCAACCTATCACTAACATCTCGCTTCAGGCAAAAAGTTcggtgaggggaggggtggtcGATTTGCAGCGACTATTATTCATAGggcaacaatgttggaacaacGTTGTAACAAAATACGAATCGTCCCATGTAATATCaacttagactgcaaaacagtcggttttttctcaaaatcagtaaagaaatcggcaaagcgtggcgtaagagtcttacgcgcgaaCTGCGTGAGCCTCAGtctccccagtctcactctctgttttcagcctcgctccagaccttttgtttgactactcgcgcgtacttgaatacgcaaaaatacggactgttttgcagtctaatatCAACTTAACGCTGATAAACAATAGTCAACGCCTACAGTGAAATAAAAGCCCAGAGTTTAGATCGCCGTAGAAGATTTTAAGGACTTAGCCTGTTCcgggcgttcagatagtagagcgcggaaGAAAAatttacgaagaaaaaaaacttgactCTCTCCCCATTTACCGCCgtgctctactatctgaacgcctggaacaggttatTAAGGACTGCATTAGCATGCTCTGGGATCTCACTTATTATAGAACAAATTTGTTATCTGCTTTGTGTCCTGGTCGGTTTTTACTTTAGGTAGCTGATTGAAAATTGTATAAGTGGTCTTTTTGCATTCAATGTTTTGTCCTTAACAGTATATTGAACAGATTTAAAGCGTTTCTCTGGATTCAGTTTCCGCTCAAAGCTTCAGTCTAATGTAGATTTTCCCATGAAGTTGGATCTTGCAGAGTTCTCTGCCGATCAAGGTAAGATCACTCTGAGGCTCATCAATAACAACCGTTTTGTGAGCAAAATCATCGCATACGCCCTAAACCGCCCCGGAAAAATTATAGCAGCTGCCAAGCGCGCGTGAGCTTATAACTGTTGCCATGCGCAGGGAACAGGTAGCCGAAGAGCACGGGAACCACGCACAACCCAAACGTGCAAGCAGTGTTCTTCACGGGGTCACGCTTGAACACTGCCGCCCGGTTAGTTCAACTGGACGAGCGCCGGTCTACCTACCGAGCGGGAGACTGCGAGTTTAAGCCCTGGCTGAACCACTACTCATTCTTAAGTTCTATAAAGAACCGAGAGGAAAGTACTGGCTGGCTTACTACGTGCGCACGCGTCCTCCAAATGTCTCCCTTCGCCCTAATCGGCGCCTGCTACGAAGGCTGCCCTTATGATTGCATTAACTCAGTCAAAATTGCGTTTTATTTTTCAGAACGCCGGTCAGCGGTTTACTCTCTTTACGCAGTCTCAAATCACTCTGGAAGCACTTATGGAGGTCATTACACAGCTTACTGCAAACATCCAGTAAGCAACGACTGGCATTGCTTTAATGATTCCCGGTAAGGAAGTCGTTGAAATATGTACATTGTGAAATGATTAACACCCAAACACAAAACTCG is a window from the Porites lutea chromosome 10, jaPorLute2.1, whole genome shotgun sequence genome containing:
- the LOC140950196 gene encoding ubiquitin carboxyl-terminal hydrolase 2-like translates to MSVTMNRSGLSLASSSFSRGTGGAMKTSYSRPVAGSTTSSSSFSSTRTSKPPSRSLPYGPGPTLPNRPTIDHGKFKFIASHSGTSTSREGTSHVNSCHRPSAKNSATTQRKASDDSGYGRSGKDYTYASNFEYGSLAGRKSKSFSQLYSKDKSIDSSPYYRTRTESVSNRGVSEKMGSHHTSQRSTERDYLSSKHCANTNTRQSLYQSTTHSDFRDPKAEDSSTRTSFTKPAYSRTLDRDTGYGNKNNVNIIDVEKSRKATITASPADLKCSRRSSLSSSNNSSPSPTGRGNSDGLVGLRNLGNTCFMNSILQCLSHTRLLTNQLLRGSHTKKINSSSGMKGKLIHAFADLLKSMWKPGNSDAVSPHTFKTQIQRFAPRFVGYNQQDAQEFLRFLLEGLHDDLNQVKSKPKYTPCEFDYKLSHKENAEKSWKSYISRDNSLMTDLFVGQLKSMLTCCTCNYTSVTFDPFWDLSLPIPRQSGSLSYSGRRSIASDDRDSDIRDCMLSFTKEEVLDGDERPTCDKCKAKRKSTKKFYIQRFPPILVLHLKRFSGFSFRSKLQSNVDFPMKLDLAEFSADQERRSAVYSLYAVSNHSGSTYGGHYTAYCKHPVSNDWHCFNDSRVDSLSSSRVRGSQAYILFYEQVGTSPRESRNKSSL